A single region of the Plutella xylostella chromosome 28, ilPluXylo3.1, whole genome shotgun sequence genome encodes:
- the LOC125490804 gene encoding uncharacterized protein LOC125490804, translated as MFLRMAQAAGLRENKIKRPPYPPTNPHGGPVQMYTVSGGPLLPGQLIVSDFDTRRGEEVDVDTRSGGEVDFDPRRTIIDASDPTEKPKRRPYMKLKLQGYVYRMR; from the exons ATGTTTTTACGG ATGGCACAAGCAGCAGGATTacgggaaaataaaataaaacgccCCCCTTATCCCCCCACGAATCCG CATGGCGGTCCAGTGCAGATGTACACGGTGTCCGGGGGACCGCTGCTGCCGGGACAACTCATCGTGTCCGACTTCGACACTAGAAGGGGGGAAGAGGTCGACGTCGACACTAGAAGCGGGGGAGAGGTCGACTTTGATCCTAGAAGGACGATAATAGATGCTTCTGATCCGACTGAAAAGCCTAAACGCAGGCCCTATATGAAGTTAAAATTGCAAGGATACGTTTACAGAATGCGATAA
- the LOC125490802 gene encoding uncharacterized protein LOC125490802 has product MTSEPDLCSEEEPDSEMLSDDPSFQDSDDERQMRAQSDLPPGLPLRASRKLFSNCRERWRQQNVSGAFAELRRLVPTHPPDKKLSKSEILRVAIRYIGLLCEVLEWQKAHSISTNKENNSLAIKCESPLSPSQNLRRKYKRPYCNDDEGPKPKILLEGANDFPKFGNEENEDGSLFRRYQSRVVQNKMEHYRFLRSSYYFPRWRHPLPLRNLTTDRNGNNLLMIAPAQNGTSKPDNGVVKYCNGTADVDKSLDKDKGDNKDGMNKMM; this is encoded by the exons ATGACGTCAGAGCCGGACTTGTGTTCGGAAGAAGAGCCGGACAGCGAGATGCTCAGCGACGACCCGAGTTTCCAGGACAGTGATGACGAGAGACAGATGCGGGCACAG TCGGACCTACCCCCCGGCCTGCCTCTCCGAGCGTCCCGCAAGTTGTTCTCCAACTGCCGCGAGCGCTGGCGCCAGCAGAACGTGAGTGGAGCCTTCGCCGAGCTCCGGAGACTCGTGCCCACGCACCCGCCCGACAAGAAACTGTCTAAGAGCGAGATATTGAGGGTCGCCATCAG ATACATCGGTCTTCTATGCGAGGTGCTCGAGTGGCAGAAAGCGCATTCCATCTCCACTAACAAAGAGAACAACTCCTTAGCAATCAAATGCGAATCACCTCTTAGTCCATCGCAGAACCTACGCAGGAAGTACAAACGACCTTATTGCAATGATGATGAAGGTCCAAAACCGAAAATCTTACTCGAAGGCGCTAACGACTTTCCGAAATTCGGCAACGAGGAAAATGAAGATGGTTCGCTCTTCAGACGCTACCAAAGTCGAGTGGTCCAAAACAAAATGGAGCACTATAGGTTCCTCAGAAGCTCTTACTATTTCCCAAGATGGCGCCATCCCCTGCCGTTAAGGAACTTGACAACTGACAGGAATGGAAACAACTTGCTCATGATCGCTCCAGCGCAAAATGGGACGAGCAAACCAGATAATGGGGTTGTGAAGTATTGCAACGGAACTGCAGATGTTGATAAGTCTCTAGATAAAGACAAGGGTGACAATAAGGATGGGATGAACAAAATGATGTAG
- the LOC125490803 gene encoding uncharacterized protein LOC125490803, whose product MEVLVLLPWLFVIITAQDTLYSVDQLLQRGISSGDGVSTYAVDGDDGAIQSNEGLNANLEEQQQKNLQNLGTMFLRMAQAAGLRENKIKRPPYPPTNPHGGPVQMYTVSGGPLLPGQLIVSDFDTRRGEEVDVDTRSGGEVDFDPRRTIIDASPPTEKPKRRPYMKLKLQGYVYRMQG is encoded by the exons ATGGAGGTCCTTGTGCTACTGCCATGGCTATTTGTTATTATAACCGCTCAG GATACATTATACAGCGTGGATCAACTATTACAAAGAGGAATCAGCAGTGGCGACGGAGTTTCTACATATGCAGTGGATGGCGATGACGGCGCGATCCAATCCAACGAGGGCCTGAATGCGAACCTTGAGGAACAACAGCAAAAAAACCTGCAAAACCTTGGAACTATGTTTTTACGG ATGGCACAAGCAGCAGGATTacgggaaaataaaataaaacgccCCCCTTATCCCCCCACCAATCCG CATGGCGGTCCAGTGCAGATGTACACGGTGTCCGGGGGACCGCTGCTGCCGGGACAACTCATCGTGTCCGACTTCGACACTAGAAGAGGGGAAGAGGTCGACGTCGACACTAGAAGCGGGGGAGAGGTCGACTTTGATCCTAGAAGGACGATAATAGATGCTTCTCCGCCGACTGAAAAGCCTAAACGCAGGCCCTATATGAAGTTAAAATTGCAAGGATACGTTTACAGAATGCAAGGATAA
- the LOC125490819 gene encoding protein lyl-1-like has protein sequence MTSEPDSCSEEEPDSEMLSDDPSFQDSDDERQMRAQSDLPPGLPLRAPRKLFSNCRERWRQQNVSGAFAELRRLVPTHPPDKKLSKSEILRVAIRYEYHRIEYDFIEH, from the exons ATGACGTCAGAGCCTGACTCGTGTTCGGAAGAGGAGCCGGACAGCGAGATGCTCAGCGACGACCCGAGTTTCCAGGACAGTGATGACGAGAGACAGATGCGGGCACAG TCGGACCTACCCCCCGGCCTGCCTCTCCGAGCGCCCCGCAAGTTGTTCTCCAACTGCCGCGAGCGCTGGCGCCAGCAGAACGTGAGTGGAGCCTTCGCCGAGCTCCGGAGACTCGTGCCCACGCACCCGCCCGACAAGAAGCTGTCTAAGAGCGAGATATTGAGGGTCGCTATCAGGTACGAGTaccatagaatagaatatgactttattgaacactag
- the LOC105381128 gene encoding uncharacterized protein LOC105381128 isoform X3 produces the protein MTSEPDSCSEEEPDSEMLSDDPSFQDSDDERQMRAQSDLPPGLPLRAPRKLFSNCRERWRQQNVSGAFAELRRLVPTHPPDKKLSKSEILRVAIRYIGLLCEVLEWQKAHSISTNKENNSLAIKCESPLSPSQNLRRKYKRPYCNDDEGPKPKIFLEGANDFPKFGNEENEDGSLFRRYQSRVVQNKMEHYRFLRSSYYFPRWRHPLPLRNLTTDRNGNNLLMIAPAQNGTSKPDNGVVKYCNGTADVDKSLDKDKGDNKDGMNKMT, from the exons ATGACGTCAGAGCCGGACTCGTGTTCGGAAGAGGAGCCGGACAGCGAGATGCTCAGCGACGACCCGAGTTTCCAGGACAGTGATGACGAGAGACAGATGCGGGCACAG TCGGACCTACCCCCCGGCCTGCCTCTCCGAGCGCCCCGCAAGTTGTTCTCCAACTGCCGCGAGCGCTGGCGCCAGCAGAACGTGAGTGGAGCCTTCGCCGAGCTGCGGAGACTCGTGCCCACGCACCCGCCCGACAAGAAGCTGTCTAAGAGCGAGATATTGAGGGTCGCCATCAG ATACATCGGTCTTCTATGCGAGGTGCTCGAGTGGCAGAAAGCGCATTCCATCTCCACTAACAAAGAGAACAACTCCTTAGCAATCAAATGCGAATCACCTCTTAGCCCATCGCAGAACCTACGCAGGAAGTACAAACGACCTTATTGCAATGATGATGAAGGTCCAAAACCGAAAATCTTTCTCGAAGGCGCTAACGACTTTCCGAAATTCGGCAACGAGGAAAATGAAGATGGTTCGCTCTTCAGACGCTACCAAAGTCGAGTGGTCCAAAACAAAATGGAGCACTATAGGTTCCTCAGAAGCTCTTACTATTTCCCAAGATGGCGCCATCCCCTGCCGTTAAGGAACTTGACAACTGACAGGAATGGAAACAACTTGCTCATGATCGCTCCAGCGCAAAATGGGACGAGCAAACCAGATAATGGGGTTGTGAAGTATTGCAACGGAACTGCAGATGTTGATAAGTCTCTAGATAAAGACAAAGGTGACAATAAGGATGGGATGAACAAAATGACTTAG
- the LOC105381128 gene encoding uncharacterized protein LOC105381128 isoform X2: MPTLTNIKGKSVAVAMTSEPDSCSEEEPDSEMLSDDPSFQDSDDERQMRAQSDLPPGLPLRAPRKLFSNCRERWRQQNVSGAFAELRRLVPTHPPDKKLSKSEILRVAIRYIGLLCEVLEWQKAHSISTNKENNSLAIKCESPLSPSQNLRRKYKRPYCNDDEGPKPKIFLEGANDFPKFGNEENEDGSLFRRYQSRVVQNKMEHYRFLRSSYYFPRWRHPLPLRNLTTDRNGNNLLMIAPAQNGTSKPDNGVVKYCNGTADVDKSLDKDKGDNKDGMNKMT; the protein is encoded by the exons TGGCAGTGGCGATGACGTCAGAGCCGGACTCGTGTTCGGAAGAGGAGCCGGACAGCGAGATGCTCAGCGACGACCCGAGTTTCCAGGACAGTGATGACGAGAGACAGATGCGGGCACAG TCGGACCTACCCCCCGGCCTGCCTCTCCGAGCGCCCCGCAAGTTGTTCTCCAACTGCCGCGAGCGCTGGCGCCAGCAGAACGTGAGTGGAGCCTTCGCCGAGCTGCGGAGACTCGTGCCCACGCACCCGCCCGACAAGAAGCTGTCTAAGAGCGAGATATTGAGGGTCGCCATCAG ATACATCGGTCTTCTATGCGAGGTGCTCGAGTGGCAGAAAGCGCATTCCATCTCCACTAACAAAGAGAACAACTCCTTAGCAATCAAATGCGAATCACCTCTTAGCCCATCGCAGAACCTACGCAGGAAGTACAAACGACCTTATTGCAATGATGATGAAGGTCCAAAACCGAAAATCTTTCTCGAAGGCGCTAACGACTTTCCGAAATTCGGCAACGAGGAAAATGAAGATGGTTCGCTCTTCAGACGCTACCAAAGTCGAGTGGTCCAAAACAAAATGGAGCACTATAGGTTCCTCAGAAGCTCTTACTATTTCCCAAGATGGCGCCATCCCCTGCCGTTAAGGAACTTGACAACTGACAGGAATGGAAACAACTTGCTCATGATCGCTCCAGCGCAAAATGGGACGAGCAAACCAGATAATGGGGTTGTGAAGTATTGCAACGGAACTGCAGATGTTGATAAGTCTCTAGATAAAGACAAAGGTGACAATAAGGATGGGATGAACAAAATGACTTAG